A genomic region of Ewingella sp. CoE-038-23 contains the following coding sequences:
- a CDS encoding winged helix-turn-helix transcriptional regulator, whose amino-acid sequence MKRTRMDDSVCPATRSLDLIGDWWTLLIVRDAMIGLTRFSEFQRSLGAAKNILSTRLKSMVAEGILRIEPAADGSAYQDYVLTEKGKALRPIMVALSQWGSKYLFDENEPFTEMVDKETRQPLQTIELRSQDGRVLSYDEITAIQPQKK is encoded by the coding sequence ATGAAAAGAACCCGAATGGATGACAGCGTCTGCCCGGCCACACGTTCGCTGGATTTGATTGGCGACTGGTGGACCTTGCTTATCGTGCGCGATGCGATGATTGGCTTAACGCGCTTTAGCGAGTTTCAGCGCAGTCTGGGCGCGGCGAAGAATATCCTCAGCACGCGGCTGAAATCGATGGTGGCTGAAGGGATTTTGCGTATTGAACCCGCCGCCGACGGATCGGCGTATCAGGACTATGTGCTGACGGAGAAGGGTAAAGCGCTGCGCCCGATCATGGTGGCGTTAAGCCAGTGGGGAAGCAAATACCTGTTTGACGAGAACGAACCTTTCACCGAAATGGTGGATAAAGAAACCCGCCAACCTTTGCAAACCATAGAGCTGCGTTCACAAGATGGGCGGGTTTTAAGCTATGACGAGATCACGGCCATTCAGCCGCAGAAAAAATAA
- a CDS encoding helix-turn-helix transcriptional regulator has product MPAPATSVTYGMSQRSDRPDFYIRDQSERPALMQPHRHDYFQIQLNCGTDSVQHIGGAIRPFTYRTLAFIQPHRLHFIPHPEDGRSMVINISAPFLLRNTAMDTLDLDDIPLADVPELAPFRFQEYLDFVMSEEDFAEITLLLEKMRQCDRQREFGDDLRLRGYLLQLLGLVCHRYQQPLQEMAARNAEKRGQQAALNRTLRYIRRQLADPQLNLTDAAAAAFISPNYLTHLLRKTIGKTFSELVLERRMRLARMKLTTSSESIAEIARQCGYTDDAYFSRRFRQAHGVPPGKFRQSPTDF; this is encoded by the coding sequence ATGCCAGCCCCCGCCACCAGCGTGACTTATGGAATGTCGCAGCGCAGCGACCGCCCTGACTTTTATATCCGCGATCAGTCCGAACGCCCGGCGTTAATGCAGCCACACCGACATGACTACTTCCAGATCCAGCTCAACTGCGGCACGGATAGCGTCCAGCACATTGGCGGCGCCATTCGCCCCTTTACCTATCGCACGCTGGCCTTTATTCAGCCGCACCGCCTGCATTTCATTCCTCATCCCGAGGATGGCCGCTCGATGGTGATCAACATTTCTGCGCCCTTTTTGCTGCGCAATACCGCCATGGACACGCTGGATTTAGACGACATTCCGCTGGCTGACGTGCCGGAATTAGCGCCGTTTCGCTTTCAGGAGTATCTCGACTTTGTGATGTCCGAAGAGGATTTTGCCGAGATAACCTTGCTGCTGGAGAAGATGCGCCAGTGCGACCGCCAGCGGGAGTTTGGCGATGATCTGCGCCTGCGCGGCTACCTGCTGCAACTGCTCGGGCTGGTGTGTCATCGTTATCAGCAGCCGCTGCAAGAGATGGCGGCGCGTAACGCCGAGAAACGCGGACAGCAGGCGGCGCTCAACCGCACCTTGCGCTATATCCGCCGCCAGCTGGCAGACCCACAGCTGAACCTGACCGATGCCGCCGCCGCGGCCTTTATTTCTCCTAACTATTTGACCCACCTGCTGCGCAAAACTATCGGCAAAACCTTCTCCGAGCTGGTGCTGGAGCGGCGGATGCGGCTGGCGCGTATGAAGCTCACCACTAGCAGTGAGAGCATTGCCGAGATAGCCCGCCAGTGCGGCTATACCGACGACGCCTACTTCTCACGGCGCTTCCGCCAGGCCCACGGCGTGCCGCCGGGCAAGTTCCGCCAGTCGCCGACTGACTTCTAA
- a CDS encoding ABC transporter ATP-binding protein, with translation MTDNKQDLILEMRGLRIETLDGSPLVQDISLTLAKGEILGLIGESGAGKSTIGLAALGYARQGCRISGGEVIVDGTDIVSQPARVKRQWRGRRVAYVAQSAAAAFNPALTIEKQVCEGPIRHGLMSKEESRQWAITLFRSLDLPDPENIGKRYPHQLSGGQLQRAMAAMAMSCKPDLLVMDEPTTALDVTTQIEVLVMLRKLVREFNTAALYITHDLAVVAQLADRIMVLRHGKEVETGNTAQILSSPKEEYTRRLVAEREHAAETVTAAQPEALAALLTIKQLSTGYNGKKVVNDVNLQLARGKTLAVIGESGSGKSTLARALVGLLPDTQGSVEFDGVTLSPLYQQRQKETLRRIQMIYQLPDVALNPRQTILELIGRPVAFYFGLSKREVRAKVEELLTLTELPLKLIDRYPGELSGGQKQRVCIARALAAQPELIICDEATSALDPLVAEEVLNLLRRLQEQLGLSYLFITHDLGTVKRIAHQVAVMYQGNIVASGDTRVVFSPPMHPYTEKLLTSVPEMRTDWLDDVLALRSSSSSDKTSLTGAL, from the coding sequence ATGACGGACAACAAGCAAGACCTGATCCTCGAAATGCGCGGGCTGCGCATCGAAACCCTCGACGGCTCGCCGCTGGTGCAGGACATCTCCCTCACGCTGGCGAAAGGCGAAATCCTCGGGCTGATTGGCGAATCTGGCGCGGGAAAATCCACCATTGGCTTAGCCGCGCTGGGCTATGCGCGACAGGGCTGCCGGATCAGCGGCGGCGAAGTGATTGTCGATGGCACCGATATTGTTTCCCAACCCGCGCGAGTCAAACGCCAGTGGCGCGGCCGCCGCGTGGCCTATGTGGCACAGAGCGCGGCGGCGGCCTTCAACCCGGCACTGACCATTGAAAAACAGGTGTGCGAAGGGCCGATTCGCCACGGATTGATGAGTAAAGAAGAGAGCCGCCAGTGGGCCATCACCCTGTTCCGCTCGCTGGATCTGCCGGACCCGGAAAACATTGGTAAACGCTATCCGCACCAGCTTTCTGGCGGCCAGTTGCAGCGCGCGATGGCGGCCATGGCCATGTCCTGCAAGCCTGACTTGCTGGTGATGGATGAACCTACCACTGCGCTGGACGTTACCACTCAGATTGAAGTGCTGGTGATGCTGCGCAAGCTGGTGCGCGAGTTCAACACCGCCGCGCTGTACATCACCCACGACCTCGCGGTGGTGGCCCAGCTGGCGGACCGCATTATGGTGTTGCGCCACGGCAAAGAAGTGGAAACCGGCAATACTGCGCAGATCCTTAGCTCGCCAAAAGAGGAGTACACCCGCCGCTTAGTGGCCGAGCGCGAACACGCGGCAGAAACCGTGACCGCCGCGCAGCCAGAAGCCCTGGCGGCTTTGCTGACCATCAAACAGCTGAGTACCGGCTACAACGGCAAGAAAGTGGTCAATGACGTCAACCTGCAACTGGCGCGCGGCAAAACGCTGGCGGTGATTGGCGAGTCGGGTAGCGGCAAAAGTACCCTCGCCCGCGCGCTGGTTGGCCTGCTGCCGGATACCCAAGGCAGCGTCGAGTTCGACGGCGTCACCCTCTCGCCGCTCTACCAACAGCGGCAGAAAGAGACGCTGCGCCGCATTCAGATGATCTATCAGCTACCGGACGTGGCGCTCAACCCGCGCCAGACCATTCTTGAGCTGATTGGTCGCCCGGTGGCGTTCTACTTCGGGCTGAGTAAACGCGAAGTGCGAGCCAAGGTGGAAGAGCTGCTGACCCTGACCGAACTGCCGCTGAAGCTGATTGACCGATATCCGGGCGAGCTGTCCGGCGGCCAGAAGCAGCGCGTCTGTATCGCCCGCGCGCTGGCGGCCCAGCCGGAGCTAATTATTTGCGATGAAGCCACCTCGGCGCTCGACCCGCTGGTGGCCGAAGAGGTACTTAACCTGCTGCGCCGCCTGCAAGAGCAGTTGGGGCTTTCCTACCTGTTCATCACCCATGACCTCGGCACGGTGAAGCGCATTGCCCATCAGGTAGCGGTGATGTATCAGGGCAACATTGTTGCCAGCGGCGATACCCGCGTGGTGTTCAGCCCGCCTATGCATCCGTACACTGAAAAACTGCTGACCTCAGTGCCAGAAATGCGCACCGACTGGCTGGACGACGTGCTGGCGCTGCGTTCCTCCTCTTCTTCCGACAAGACATCTTTGACAGGCGCACTATGA
- a CDS encoding fumarylacetoacetate hydrolase family protein, whose product MTDYVFPPATTPSLAIEGEEARFPLRRVYCVGQNYAAHTREMGHDPDRELPFFFSKPADAVIPASGNVPYPSQTELLHYEVELVVAIGVGGKNIAVDNALDHVWGYTVGVDLTRRDLQSVAKKAGRPWDLAKGFDASAPTNPLLPVSKVGHPVKGIIWLSVNGEERQNGHLSELIWKVPEVISLLSEAVELQPGDLIFTGTPAGVGEIKRGDVVTGGIKNIGTFSFTLV is encoded by the coding sequence ATGACTGATTACGTATTTCCCCCTGCCACCACGCCGTCTCTGGCGATTGAAGGTGAAGAGGCACGCTTCCCATTACGCCGCGTTTACTGCGTCGGCCAGAACTATGCCGCGCACACCCGCGAAATGGGCCACGATCCTGACCGTGAATTGCCTTTCTTCTTCAGTAAACCGGCGGATGCGGTGATCCCAGCCAGCGGCAACGTGCCTTATCCGTCACAGACTGAGCTGCTGCATTATGAAGTGGAGTTAGTGGTGGCGATTGGCGTTGGCGGCAAAAATATCGCCGTGGACAACGCGCTAGACCACGTGTGGGGCTACACGGTGGGTGTCGATTTAACCCGTCGCGACCTGCAATCCGTAGCTAAAAAGGCGGGACGTCCTTGGGATTTAGCCAAAGGCTTTGACGCCTCTGCGCCGACCAACCCGCTGCTGCCGGTCAGTAAGGTGGGACATCCGGTGAAAGGAATTATTTGGTTGAGCGTGAACGGTGAAGAGCGCCAGAACGGCCATCTAAGTGAGTTGATTTGGAAAGTGCCGGAAGTGATCAGCCTGCTGTCTGAGGCGGTTGAACTGCAACCCGGCGACCTGATTTTCACAGGGACCCCGGCAGGCGTAGGTGAAATCAAACGCGGCGATGTGGTGACTGGCGGTATCAAAAACATCGGGACGTTCAGCTTCACCCTCGTCTGA
- a CDS encoding SDR family NAD(P)-dependent oxidoreductase: protein MSQSTQHKPVALITGASTGIGAVYADRLAKRGYDLVLVARNAKRMENVAQPLRAAGTQVEIIAADLTEHNDLLRVEDFIRQHPEISLLVNNAGSTTPGGFGSTDVESIDHLIRLNVTSVARLSRVALDGLLKHKDGAIINISSVMAFAPELNKAVYTASKSFVLTFSQTLQSELEQQGLYVQAVLPAATRTEIWDHAGQNVDDLQGVMEVADLVDAALVGFDLKEKVTIPPLQDEKLWTDHEATRIGLLTNFAHSTPGARYTR from the coding sequence ATGTCGCAATCAACTCAACACAAACCCGTTGCTTTAATCACCGGCGCTTCCACCGGCATTGGTGCGGTTTACGCCGATCGCCTGGCGAAACGTGGCTATGACCTGGTGCTGGTCGCCCGAAATGCCAAACGCATGGAAAATGTGGCGCAGCCGCTGCGCGCGGCAGGCACTCAGGTGGAGATCATCGCCGCCGATTTGACTGAGCATAACGACCTGCTGCGCGTGGAAGATTTCATCCGCCAACACCCGGAGATTTCTCTGCTGGTGAATAACGCGGGTTCCACCACGCCGGGCGGTTTTGGCTCGACCGACGTTGAGTCGATTGATCATCTGATTCGCCTGAATGTCACCTCGGTGGCTCGTCTTTCCCGCGTGGCGCTGGACGGCCTGCTGAAACACAAAGATGGCGCGATCATTAACATTTCATCGGTGATGGCCTTCGCCCCTGAGCTGAATAAAGCGGTGTATACCGCCTCGAAATCCTTTGTGCTGACCTTCTCACAGACGCTGCAAAGCGAGCTGGAACAGCAAGGTCTGTACGTGCAGGCCGTGCTGCCAGCCGCGACGCGAACTGAGATTTGGGACCACGCGGGTCAGAACGTGGACGACCTGCAAGGGGTGATGGAAGTGGCTGATTTGGTTGACGCCGCGCTTGTCGGCTTTGACCTTAAAGAGAAAGTTACTATCCCGCCGCTGCAGGATGAAAAGCTGTGGACTGACCATGAAGCGACGCGCATTGGCCTGCTGACCAACTTCGCCCACTCCACGCCGGGCGCCCGTTACACTCGCTAA
- a CDS encoding CocE/NonD family hydrolase, with protein MTTKRIITEFPHSVTTIEHLWIKLSDGTRLAARLWLPDSAADQPVPAILEYIPYRKRDGTRTRDEPMHGYFAGNGYAVVRVDMRGSGESDGLLADEYLMQEQDDALEVIEWITQQAWCSGNVGMMGKSWGGFNGLQVAARRPAALKAVITVCSTDDRYADDIHYKGGCLLNDNLWWGGIMLAYQSRPSDPALVGEGWYNEWLNRLENMPFFPALWMEHPLRDRYWQHGSVCEDWSAIQCPVLAIGGWADAYSNAVFRLMDNLQVPRRAIIGPWAHIYPQDGTPEPAIGFLQEAVQWWDHWLKGEQNAAMDGPMVQAWLQDSQPPSAQRPVSKGQWVGFDKGTASNVTHEPRWLTRGQLNAHPDAEAGVISICSPQNHGLMAGEWMGAGVLGETPPDQRVDDGNAEIFEGQPLAEPLSVFGFPQFTVELSSDKPAAMLYVRLSDVSPEGAVNRVTHGWLNLSHLQGHDKSVTLVPGQKVRVPVQLDGIAHRFEVGHRLRVSLATTYWPMIWPMPEAATLTLDLHSAQLSLPVCHQPLVIDGPIKEPQSAAPTPQTVLTQGRVDRSISYDFLTDEWTSVTNGEGGVFGEGVYRFDDIDTTVDHNLRRELVVGNADPLSARYLLTQTMKIGREGWQIEAVITLEMRSDLTHFIVSGDMVVSLNGEEEFTKYWHERIPR; from the coding sequence ATGACCACAAAACGCATTATTACTGAGTTCCCGCATTCGGTGACCACCATCGAGCATCTGTGGATCAAACTGAGCGACGGCACCCGCCTCGCCGCCCGTTTATGGCTGCCGGACAGTGCGGCGGACCAGCCGGTTCCGGCCATTTTGGAATACATTCCCTACCGTAAACGAGACGGAACCCGCACCCGCGACGAGCCGATGCACGGCTATTTCGCCGGTAATGGCTACGCCGTGGTGCGCGTGGATATGCGCGGCAGCGGCGAGTCCGACGGGCTGCTGGCGGATGAATATCTGATGCAAGAACAGGACGACGCGCTGGAAGTGATTGAGTGGATCACCCAGCAGGCGTGGTGTAGCGGCAATGTCGGCATGATGGGGAAATCATGGGGCGGCTTTAACGGCTTGCAGGTGGCGGCACGTCGCCCGGCGGCGCTAAAAGCGGTGATCACCGTCTGCTCCACCGACGACCGCTACGCCGATGATATTCACTACAAAGGCGGCTGCCTGCTCAATGACAACCTCTGGTGGGGCGGCATCATGCTGGCTTATCAGAGCCGCCCTTCTGACCCGGCGCTGGTCGGCGAAGGCTGGTACAACGAGTGGCTCAATCGCCTCGAAAACATGCCGTTCTTCCCGGCATTGTGGATGGAACACCCGCTGCGCGATCGCTACTGGCAGCACGGTTCCGTCTGCGAGGACTGGTCGGCGATTCAATGCCCGGTGTTAGCCATTGGTGGTTGGGCAGATGCCTATAGCAACGCGGTGTTCCGCCTGATGGACAACTTGCAGGTGCCGCGCCGCGCCATTATTGGCCCGTGGGCGCATATTTACCCGCAGGACGGCACGCCGGAACCGGCGATTGGCTTCTTGCAAGAGGCGGTACAGTGGTGGGATCACTGGCTGAAAGGCGAACAAAACGCCGCAATGGACGGCCCGATGGTGCAAGCCTGGCTGCAAGACAGCCAGCCGCCGTCGGCCCAGCGCCCGGTGAGCAAAGGCCAGTGGGTCGGCTTTGATAAAGGCACTGCCAGCAATGTGACTCATGAGCCTCGCTGGCTAACGCGCGGGCAGTTGAATGCTCACCCGGACGCAGAAGCCGGCGTGATTTCCATCTGCTCGCCGCAGAACCACGGCCTGATGGCCGGTGAATGGATGGGCGCGGGCGTGCTGGGTGAAACGCCGCCGGACCAGCGGGTGGATGACGGCAATGCCGAAATCTTTGAGGGCCAGCCGCTGGCAGAGCCGCTGTCTGTCTTCGGCTTCCCGCAGTTCACCGTCGAGCTGAGCAGTGATAAACCGGCCGCCATGCTCTACGTGCGGCTGTCGGACGTCTCGCCAGAGGGCGCGGTCAATCGCGTAACCCACGGCTGGCTGAATCTGAGTCACTTACAGGGGCATGATAAATCTGTAACGCTGGTGCCGGGGCAGAAAGTGCGGGTACCGGTACAGTTGGACGGCATTGCCCATCGTTTCGAAGTCGGCCACCGTCTGCGGGTGTCGCTGGCCACCACCTATTGGCCGATGATTTGGCCAATGCCGGAAGCCGCCACCCTAACCCTCGACCTGCACAGCGCCCAGCTTTCGCTGCCGGTGTGCCACCAGCCGCTGGTGATTGACGGCCCCATCAAAGAGCCGCAAAGCGCCGCGCCGACGCCGCAAACCGTGCTGACTCAAGGCCGCGTTGACCGTTCGATCAGTTACGACTTCCTGACGGATGAGTGGACCAGCGTCACCAATGGCGAAGGCGGCGTGTTTGGCGAAGGGGTTTATCGTTTCGACGACATTGATACCACTGTAGACCACAACCTGCGCCGTGAGCTGGTGGTCGGCAATGCTGACCCGCTGTCGGCGCGCTATCTGCTCACCCAGACCATGAAAATTGGCCGCGAGGGCTGGCAGATTGAGGCGGTGATCACTTTAGAGATGCGCAGCGACCTGACCCATTTTATCGTCAGTGGCGATATGGTGGTCAGCCTGAATGGTGAAGAAGAGTTCACCAAGTACTGGCACGAGCGTATTCCTCGCTAA